In a genomic window of Taylorella equigenitalis ATCC 35865:
- the thrC gene encoding threonine synthase, whose protein sequence is MKYVSTRGGVEPAEFCDILIEGLAADGGLYVPESIPYIDIEVLEGWRNLTYKQVALQVLSLLITDIPYNDLKNIIDKTYTLDNFESSEIVPLKKFKFGHAKEFYLLGLSEGPTLAFKDLPLQFLGNLYEYVLNKNQTYVNVLGSTSGDTGSAAEYALKGKKGVNVFMLSPHGRMSDFQKAQMYTLDNPNIHNLAVKGVFDECQDIVKAINGDLEFKRKHHIAAVNSINFARIAAQVVYYFWAWLQVSKPVESKYRDSKINDNLKHKNIATYKAEVIDVTVPTGNFGNILAALIASMMGCPLGDLIVATNENNVLEEFFKTGVYKPRIPAETIATSSPSMDISKASNFERFVYFLYDCDASKVKDLWSRLAEDGSFDLSERLSEIEGTDHFFTFKAGRSTHEDRIKTIKDFYDKTEYILDPHTADGVKVSSEFQSENKIMVVAETALSTKFAITVKESLGFEPKVPERFNEMLNKPRHEVVTENSVEEVKDYIQKHS, encoded by the coding sequence ATGAAGTATGTATCAACCAGAGGTGGAGTCGAACCAGCTGAATTTTGCGATATTTTAATTGAAGGTTTGGCTGCAGATGGTGGATTATATGTGCCAGAGTCTATTCCATATATAGATATAGAAGTGCTTGAAGGTTGGAGAAATCTTACATATAAGCAAGTAGCTCTACAGGTTTTAAGTTTATTAATAACTGATATTCCATATAACGACCTTAAAAACATTATCGATAAAACATACACATTAGATAATTTTGAAAGTAGTGAAATAGTTCCTCTTAAAAAATTTAAATTCGGACATGCAAAAGAATTTTATCTATTAGGATTGTCAGAGGGGCCGACTTTAGCTTTCAAGGATCTTCCTTTGCAGTTTTTGGGAAACCTTTATGAATATGTCCTAAATAAGAACCAAACATATGTAAATGTTTTGGGATCTACATCAGGAGATACTGGGTCTGCAGCTGAATATGCATTAAAAGGAAAAAAAGGCGTAAATGTCTTTATGCTCTCACCGCATGGTCGTATGAGTGATTTTCAGAAAGCCCAGATGTACACTTTAGATAATCCAAACATTCACAATTTAGCAGTCAAAGGTGTATTTGATGAATGTCAGGATATAGTAAAGGCTATTAATGGCGATTTAGAGTTTAAGAGAAAGCATCATATAGCGGCAGTGAATTCAATTAATTTTGCACGCATTGCAGCACAAGTTGTGTACTACTTTTGGGCTTGGTTACAGGTTAGTAAGCCAGTTGAGTCAAAATATAGAGATAGCAAAATTAATGATAATTTGAAGCACAAAAACATTGCCACTTACAAAGCTGAAGTTATAGACGTAACCGTACCTACAGGTAATTTTGGCAATATTCTGGCAGCCTTAATTGCATCTATGATGGGATGTCCTTTGGGTGATTTGATTGTAGCTACAAATGAAAATAACGTACTTGAAGAATTTTTTAAAACTGGCGTCTATAAACCACGTATTCCTGCTGAAACCATTGCCACATCAAGTCCATCTATGGATATTTCTAAGGCCTCAAATTTTGAGCGTTTCGTATATTTCTTATATGATTGTGATGCCTCTAAGGTTAAAGATCTTTGGAGCCGTTTAGCTGAAGATGGAAGTTTTGATCTTTCTGAGAGACTAAGTGAAATTGAGGGAACTGATCACTTCTTTACTTTTAAAGCGGGTCGTAGTACTCATGAAGATCGAATTAAAACAATCAAAGATTTCTACGATAAAACCGAATATATCCTAGATCCACATACTGCTGACGGTGTAAAAGTTTCATCTGAATTTCAATCAGAAAATAAGATTATGGTAGTCGCAGAAACAGCTCTATCTACTAAGTTTGCTATTACAGTTAAAGAATCTTTAGGATTTGAGCCTAAAGTTCCTGAGCGATTTAATGAAATGCTCAATAAACCTCGTCATGAAGTAGTTACGGAAAACTCAGTGGAAGAGGTGAAGGACTATATCCAAAAGCATTCATAA
- a CDS encoding phytoene/squalene synthase family protein — translation MAKNPSLTPSEQVINEKTYSTSSPEHFAYLYLAEDKKNSVRTLYALFNDIKNILYTQSDSNIARIKLSWWKDAIEKLYLEKSNSVNHPLLFAFNSIKNKHNINLQFLLNVIESVEMDLTHNRYLEFRSLNKFHALQSGSIFSAVSQILGSTKPDVIKHAQNLGEFLHFVDMISEMGIDASQGRIYVPMEYLRKHEITASDFLKATPKVINSPLKDFLILEASAKSNEVLKLYEALPPEEKKNLRPLKALRLMGEAKLKKIKKGDPFKNEIALTPLHMLMISSRVWL, via the coding sequence ATGGCTAAAAACCCTAGTCTTACGCCTTCTGAACAAGTCATAAATGAAAAGACTTATAGCACCTCAAGCCCCGAACATTTTGCTTATCTTTATTTAGCTGAGGATAAAAAAAATTCAGTTCGAACTTTATATGCACTTTTTAACGATATAAAAAACATACTCTATACGCAATCCGATAGCAACATAGCTAGGATAAAACTATCCTGGTGGAAGGATGCGATTGAAAAGCTATATCTAGAAAAATCAAATTCAGTTAACCATCCATTACTTTTCGCATTTAATTCTATTAAGAATAAACACAACATCAATCTACAATTTCTACTTAATGTTATTGAATCTGTTGAGATGGATTTAACACATAACCGTTATCTAGAATTCAGAAGTTTAAATAAATTTCATGCCTTACAAAGCGGATCTATTTTCTCAGCCGTTTCACAAATATTAGGATCAACTAAACCAGATGTTATTAAGCATGCTCAAAATTTAGGAGAATTTCTTCATTTCGTGGATATGATTTCTGAGATGGGCATAGATGCTTCTCAAGGTCGCATATATGTACCCATGGAATACCTAAGAAAACATGAAATTACTGCCAGCGATTTTCTTAAAGCGACACCAAAAGTTATTAACAGTCCATTAAAAGATTTTTTAATTTTAGAAGCCAGTGCAAAATCAAATGAAGTTTTAAAGCTTTATGAAGCATTGCCACCAGAAGAGAAAAAAAACTTAAGACCTCTTAAGGCATTAAGATTAATGGGGGAAGCGAAACTTAAAAAAATAAAAAAAGGCGACCCATTTAAAAATGAAATCGCCCTGACACCACTACATATGCTTATGATTTCAAGCCGTGTATGGTTATGA